The following are from one region of the Paenalkalicoccus suaedae genome:
- the bcd gene encoding branched-chain amino acid dehydrogenase, translated as MELFSYMEEYDYEQVVVCQDKQSGLKAIIAIHDTTLGPALGGTRMWTYESEEAAFMDALRLAKGMTYKNAAAGLNLGGGKTVIIGDPKKDKNEAMFRAFGRYIQGLNGRYITAEDVGTTVEDMDLVYQETNYVTGVSPAFGSSGNPSPVTAYGVYVGMKAAAKEAFGSDSLEGKTVAVQGIGNVAFQLCRHLHEEGAKLIVTDINKTAVARAVEEFGAHAVDINDIYAVDCDIYAPCALGATINDQTIPQLKAKVIAGAANNQLLEPKHGDIIQDMGIVYAPDYVINSGGVINVADELLGYNRERAMKKVETIYDSIDRVIEISKRDSIPTYKAADRLAEERIETMRKSRKQFLQNGMSIVSRGR; from the coding sequence ATGGAACTTTTTTCTTATATGGAAGAATATGATTACGAGCAGGTAGTGGTTTGTCAAGATAAGCAGTCGGGGTTAAAAGCAATTATTGCCATCCACGATACTACATTAGGACCGGCACTAGGTGGTACAAGAATGTGGACATATGAGTCCGAAGAAGCGGCATTCATGGACGCATTGAGATTAGCAAAAGGCATGACTTATAAAAATGCTGCGGCTGGATTAAACTTAGGCGGAGGAAAAACCGTTATCATTGGAGATCCTAAAAAAGATAAAAACGAAGCGATGTTCCGAGCATTTGGTCGTTATATCCAAGGATTGAATGGTCGCTACATAACAGCAGAAGATGTCGGTACAACGGTTGAAGATATGGACCTTGTTTACCAAGAGACGAACTATGTAACTGGTGTATCACCTGCATTTGGATCTTCCGGTAATCCGTCACCTGTAACAGCTTATGGAGTATATGTTGGTATGAAGGCAGCTGCTAAAGAAGCGTTCGGAAGCGACTCGCTAGAAGGTAAGACAGTAGCAGTTCAGGGCATCGGAAATGTTGCATTCCAGTTGTGTCGCCACTTACATGAAGAAGGAGCAAAGCTCATTGTAACAGATATTAATAAAACGGCTGTTGCTCGCGCTGTTGAAGAATTCGGTGCGCATGCAGTAGATATTAATGATATCTACGCGGTTGATTGTGATATTTATGCGCCATGTGCATTAGGTGCAACGATTAATGATCAAACAATACCTCAATTAAAAGCGAAAGTAATTGCAGGCGCTGCAAATAACCAGCTTCTAGAACCAAAGCACGGAGATATTATTCAAGATATGGGTATCGTTTACGCTCCTGACTATGTGATTAACTCTGGTGGGGTGATTAATGTAGCGGACGAACTACTAGGATATAATCGCGAGCGAGCAATGAAGAAGGTTGAGACGATTTATGATTCTATCGATCGCGTCATTGAAATTTCGAAGCGAGATAGTATCCCAACATATAAAGCTGCAGACAGACTCGCGGAAGAACGAATTGAAACGATGAGAAAATCAAGAAAACAATTTTTACAAAACGGGATGAGCATTGTTTCTCGTGGAAGATAA
- the buk gene encoding butyrate kinase: protein METTYRILAINPGSTSTKIGVFENEREVLEETIRHGREEIASFASIIEQYAFRKEMILQALDNAGINLSKLSAVVGRGGLLRPIEGGTYSVNDDMLQDLRDGYAGQHASNLGGIIANEIANQLNIEAFIVDPVVVDELQDVARVSGFADFERKSIFHALNQKAVAREVATDLGKKYEDLNLIVAHMGGGITVGSHSHGRVIDVNNGLHGEGPFSPERAGTVPAGDLVSLCFSGELYSDEVMKKIVGQGGLVGYLGTNDAVEVENRIAKGDEQAEKVYEAMAYQVAKEIASNAAVLSGEVDAIVLTGGLAYGKEFVSKIISRVQWIAKVIVKPGENELHALSAGALRVLRQEEQAKEYNIHVRAMQ, encoded by the coding sequence GTGGAAACGACATATCGAATTTTAGCCATCAATCCAGGCTCAACATCAACGAAAATTGGCGTGTTTGAAAATGAGCGCGAGGTATTAGAAGAAACAATTCGTCACGGTCGTGAGGAGATAGCATCATTCGCGTCTATTATTGAACAATATGCGTTTCGCAAAGAGATGATTCTTCAGGCACTAGATAACGCAGGCATCAACTTATCGAAGCTCTCAGCAGTTGTTGGTCGTGGTGGGCTTTTACGTCCAATTGAAGGTGGAACGTATTCCGTTAATGACGACATGCTACAGGACTTAAGAGATGGGTATGCTGGACAGCACGCTTCGAATTTAGGTGGCATCATTGCTAATGAGATAGCGAACCAGCTCAATATCGAAGCGTTTATCGTTGATCCTGTAGTGGTGGATGAACTGCAGGATGTTGCGCGAGTCTCTGGATTTGCAGATTTTGAGCGTAAAAGTATTTTTCATGCCTTAAATCAAAAAGCAGTGGCTCGTGAAGTCGCCACGGATTTAGGTAAGAAATATGAAGACCTGAATTTAATAGTAGCTCATATGGGTGGGGGCATCACCGTAGGGTCTCATAGTCACGGAAGAGTTATTGATGTAAATAATGGACTTCATGGAGAAGGACCGTTTTCTCCAGAGCGTGCTGGAACTGTCCCGGCAGGTGACTTAGTATCCCTATGCTTCTCAGGTGAGCTCTATTCGGATGAAGTAATGAAAAAAATCGTCGGTCAAGGCGGACTTGTTGGATACCTTGGCACAAATGATGCAGTTGAAGTCGAAAACCGCATTGCAAAAGGCGATGAGCAGGCTGAAAAAGTCTATGAAGCAATGGCGTATCAGGTCGCAAAAGAAATTGCGAGTAACGCGGCGGTTTTATCTGGAGAAGTTGATGCAATCGTCCTTACAGGTGGATTAGCATACGGAAAAGAGTTTGTAAGTAAAATCATTTCTCGTGTACAATGGATAGCAAAGGTGATCGTTAAGCCAGGAGAAAATGAACTGCATGCTTTATCAGCTGGAGCGCTTCGAGTGCTTCGTCAAGAAGAGCAGGCTAAAGAATACAACATTCACGTTCGCGCGATGCAATAA
- the lpdA gene encoding dihydrolipoyl dehydrogenase yields MAKEYDLVIIGAGTGGYVAAIRAAQLGKSVAVVEKSQVGGTCLHKGCIPSKALLRSAEVFKTINQAEEFGVEVSGSTLNFQAVMDRKDAIVNQLHKGVQALMKKGKIDIYEGFARILGPSIFSPTPGTISIEYKEEDRENDMLIPSNVLIATGSRPRSLKGLTLDEDRVLSSEGALSLTELPKSIGIIGGGVIGVEWASMFADFGVEVTVFEYTDRVLPTEDRDISKEMKKALEKKGVNVLTSAQVLAEEVKTSESDVTVPYELDGEKQSLTFEKILVSVGREANVTNIGLENTDIQVENGVIKVNEHYQTKESHMYAVGDVIGGLQLAHVASHEGIAAVEHMANLEAHPVDPLLVAKCTYSSPEVASVGLTEQDAKDKGYDVKVGKFPFQAVGKALVYGDTTGFVKFVTDSKTEDLLGVHMIGPHVTDMISEAALAKLLDATHWEVAASIHPHPSLSEAIGEAALAVDGIQIHG; encoded by the coding sequence ATGGCTAAAGAATATGATCTGGTCATAATAGGAGCTGGTACAGGTGGATATGTGGCAGCTATTCGTGCAGCTCAGTTAGGAAAGAGTGTAGCAGTCGTTGAAAAGTCTCAGGTGGGCGGAACGTGTTTACATAAAGGATGCATTCCAAGTAAGGCGTTACTTCGTAGCGCGGAGGTATTTAAGACAATCAATCAGGCCGAAGAATTTGGCGTGGAAGTTTCAGGTTCTACGTTAAATTTTCAAGCTGTCATGGATCGCAAAGATGCGATCGTAAATCAGCTTCATAAAGGCGTTCAGGCTCTAATGAAAAAAGGGAAAATTGATATTTACGAAGGATTTGCGCGTATTTTAGGGCCTTCTATCTTTTCTCCTACACCAGGCACCATCTCAATTGAGTATAAAGAAGAAGACCGAGAAAACGATATGCTAATTCCATCAAATGTCCTTATCGCCACTGGTAGCAGACCTAGAAGCCTGAAGGGATTAACGCTAGATGAAGATCGTGTCCTTTCTTCAGAAGGGGCATTATCGTTAACGGAGCTTCCAAAGTCGATTGGGATTATCGGTGGTGGAGTTATCGGAGTGGAATGGGCATCGATGTTTGCTGACTTTGGCGTTGAGGTAACCGTGTTTGAATACACGGACCGAGTGTTACCGACCGAAGACCGCGATATCTCAAAAGAAATGAAAAAAGCACTAGAGAAAAAAGGTGTGAATGTGCTAACGAGTGCTCAAGTCCTTGCAGAGGAAGTAAAAACGTCCGAGTCTGACGTGACAGTTCCTTATGAATTAGATGGAGAAAAACAATCGCTGACGTTCGAAAAGATATTAGTTTCTGTCGGTCGGGAAGCGAACGTGACGAATATCGGGCTAGAAAACACAGACATACAAGTCGAAAATGGCGTGATTAAAGTAAACGAGCACTATCAAACGAAAGAATCGCACATGTATGCGGTAGGTGACGTCATTGGAGGTCTTCAGCTGGCACACGTTGCATCTCACGAGGGAATTGCAGCGGTTGAGCATATGGCTAACTTGGAAGCGCATCCAGTTGATCCGCTACTCGTCGCAAAATGTACGTACTCCTCGCCTGAAGTTGCAAGTGTTGGACTGACAGAGCAGGATGCAAAAGATAAAGGCTATGATGTGAAGGTTGGTAAATTCCCGTTCCAGGCAGTTGGAAAAGCGCTCGTGTATGGAGACACAACTGGTTTTGTTAAGTTTGTGACAGACAGTAAAACAGAGGATTTGTTAGGCGTTCACATGATTGGTCCGCACGTGACAGACATGATCTCAGAAGCAGCGCTAGCTAAATTGTTAGATGCTACACATTGGGAGGTCGCGGCGTCCATTCACCCTCATCCAAGCTTATCAGAGGCAATTGGCGAAGCGGCACTTGCAGTAGACGGGATTCAAATTCATGGTTAA
- a CDS encoding thiamine pyrophosphate-dependent dehydrogenase E1 component subunit alpha, which yields MTKNRHEELGLSDQDALNMYRVMLQARMIDERMWLLNRAGKIPFVISCQGQEAAQVGAAMALDNTKDYALPYYRDMGVVLQFGMTAKDLMLSGFAKAEDPNSGGRQMPGHFGQRKNRIVTGSSPVTTQVPHAVGIALGAKMKKEEVVAFTTFGEGSSNQGDFHEGINFASVHDLPCIFMCENNKYAISVPLDKQLNIEKVSDRAVGYGIYGESVDGNDPLAVYKVIKEARERALRGEGPSLIETVSYRLTPHSSDDDDSTYRSREEVAEAKKIDAIHTFGAYLRDLDILTDEKDEEIRQALRLEIDEATDYAENAAYPDPDTMMQYVYEEE from the coding sequence ATGACTAAAAATAGACATGAAGAACTTGGCTTATCTGATCAGGATGCTTTAAACATGTATAGAGTGATGCTTCAAGCGCGAATGATTGACGAGCGTATGTGGCTGTTAAACCGCGCAGGTAAAATACCATTCGTTATTTCCTGTCAGGGTCAAGAAGCGGCTCAGGTTGGAGCGGCGATGGCACTCGATAATACAAAGGACTATGCCCTTCCTTACTATCGTGATATGGGCGTTGTTTTACAATTCGGAATGACTGCAAAGGACCTCATGCTTTCTGGTTTTGCGAAGGCGGAGGATCCAAACTCAGGTGGTCGTCAAATGCCTGGGCACTTTGGTCAACGTAAAAATCGTATTGTAACAGGATCTTCTCCTGTAACGACACAGGTACCCCACGCAGTAGGGATCGCTCTAGGTGCTAAAATGAAAAAAGAAGAGGTTGTTGCATTTACGACATTTGGAGAAGGGTCTTCTAACCAAGGAGACTTCCATGAGGGAATTAACTTCGCCAGTGTTCATGATCTGCCTTGTATCTTTATGTGTGAAAATAATAAGTACGCGATTTCTGTCCCACTCGATAAGCAATTAAATATTGAGAAAGTCTCGGATCGCGCAGTTGGCTACGGTATTTACGGAGAATCTGTTGACGGTAACGATCCATTAGCCGTGTATAAAGTGATCAAAGAAGCTAGAGAGCGAGCTCTTCGTGGAGAAGGACCTTCTCTTATTGAGACAGTCTCCTACCGTTTGACTCCTCACTCCAGTGACGATGATGACAGCACGTATCGTTCACGCGAAGAAGTAGCGGAAGCAAAGAAGATCGATGCGATTCATACCTTCGGCGCTTACTTACGTGACTTAGATATTTTGACGGATGAAAAAGATGAAGAGATTCGCCAAGCACTTCGCTTAGAAATCGATGAGGCAACAGATTACGCAGAGAACGCTGCATATCCAGATCCGGACACGATGATGCAGTACGTGTATGAGGAGGAATAA
- a CDS encoding alpha-ketoacid dehydrogenase subunit beta produces MTTMTFIEAVTLAMKEEMARDENVFVLGEDVGKRGGVFRATNNLYNEFGEDRVIDTPLAESAIAGVGIGAAMYGMRPIAEMQFADFIMPAVNQIISEAAKIRYRSNNDWSCPITIRAPFGGGVHGALYHSQSVESIFASVPGLKIVIPSNPYDAKGLLKSAIRSNDPVLFFEHKRAYRLLKADVPEEDYTVPLDKAAIAREGDDVTVITYGLCVHFAKQAAEALEKEGINTHIVDLRTVYPLDKEAIIEAANKTGKVLLVTEDNLEGSIIGEVSAIIAENCLFDLDAPIKRLAGPDVPAMPYAPTLEKKFMVNTDKIEAAIRDLAEF; encoded by the coding sequence ATGACGACAATGACGTTTATAGAAGCTGTAACACTTGCAATGAAAGAAGAAATGGCACGCGACGAGAATGTCTTTGTATTAGGTGAAGACGTTGGAAAGCGCGGAGGCGTATTCCGTGCAACAAACAATCTGTATAACGAATTTGGAGAAGATCGTGTTATTGACACCCCTCTTGCAGAATCTGCAATCGCGGGAGTTGGTATTGGAGCAGCTATGTACGGCATGCGCCCAATTGCAGAAATGCAGTTTGCTGACTTTATTATGCCAGCGGTGAACCAGATCATTTCAGAGGCAGCAAAGATCCGCTATCGTTCTAATAATGATTGGAGCTGTCCTATCACAATCAGAGCACCATTCGGCGGCGGGGTTCACGGGGCACTTTACCACTCTCAGTCTGTCGAATCCATTTTTGCAAGCGTGCCTGGACTTAAAATCGTAATCCCATCGAATCCTTATGATGCAAAAGGACTGTTAAAGTCGGCGATTCGCTCTAATGATCCAGTCCTATTCTTTGAGCATAAGCGTGCGTACCGTCTGTTAAAAGCAGATGTTCCGGAAGAAGACTACACAGTGCCTTTAGATAAAGCGGCTATTGCTCGTGAGGGAGATGACGTGACGGTTATTACGTACGGACTTTGCGTACATTTTGCAAAGCAGGCAGCAGAAGCGTTAGAGAAGGAAGGTATCAATACGCACATTGTTGACCTGCGCACCGTGTATCCGTTGGATAAAGAAGCGATTATTGAAGCGGCGAATAAAACAGGTAAAGTTCTTCTTGTTACAGAGGACAATCTTGAAGGAAGTATTATCGGAGAAGTGAGTGCGATCATCGCAGAAAACTGCCTCTTTGATCTTGATGCTCCAATCAAACGTTTAGCTGGACCGGACGTGCCTGCTATGCCTTACGCCCCTACTCTTGAAAAGAAGTTTATGGTAAACACAGATAAAATCGAAGCTGCTATTCGTGACTTAGCAGAATTTTAA
- a CDS encoding dihydrolipoamide acetyltransferase family protein, protein MATEITMPQLGESVTEGTITKWLVKPGDKVKKYDPLAEVMTDKVNAEVPSSYEGTVSELIANEDETVEVGKVICTIEVAGEETKAPSTSIEKSEPAAQSSSHPNEGASKANEDTSQKGRYSPAVLKLAQENDIDLQSVNGSGRGGRITRKDILEAIENPPAASKPAAAPSAAEPVKEVEHQAPKQEAPVSQTSQEVVANGRTIEVPVTGVRRAIAQNMVKSKHEAPHAWMMIEVDVTNLVKLRNSMKDSFMEQEGIKLTFLPFFMKATIDALKQFPEVNARWAEDKIIRHKDVHLSMAVATEEELFVPVIKNADDLNIKGLARSLNEIASKVRNKTLTSADMQGGTFTLNNTGSFGSIQSQPIINRPQAAILSVESIVKRPVVLDNDAIAIRHMVNLCMSLDHRVLDGLVCGKFMAHIKNSLENMSADSL, encoded by the coding sequence ATGGCTACGGAAATTACGATGCCTCAGCTCGGGGAGAGTGTAACCGAGGGTACGATTACAAAATGGCTTGTGAAGCCTGGTGATAAAGTTAAAAAGTATGACCCACTAGCAGAAGTAATGACGGATAAAGTAAATGCAGAGGTTCCTTCTTCTTATGAAGGTACCGTAAGTGAGCTAATCGCAAATGAAGATGAAACGGTAGAGGTCGGCAAAGTCATTTGTACGATCGAGGTTGCTGGAGAAGAAACTAAAGCACCATCTACTAGCATAGAGAAGAGTGAGCCTGCTGCACAATCTAGTTCACATCCGAACGAGGGCGCTTCGAAAGCTAACGAAGATACAAGCCAAAAGGGTCGATACTCACCAGCAGTATTAAAGCTCGCGCAAGAAAATGATATTGATTTACAATCAGTAAACGGATCTGGACGCGGTGGGCGAATTACTCGTAAAGACATTTTAGAAGCTATCGAAAATCCTCCTGCTGCGAGCAAGCCAGCGGCTGCACCGAGTGCTGCGGAACCTGTTAAAGAAGTAGAGCACCAAGCTCCTAAGCAAGAGGCTCCAGTTTCTCAGACAAGTCAAGAAGTAGTGGCAAACGGACGCACGATTGAAGTACCAGTCACAGGAGTACGTCGAGCCATCGCACAAAATATGGTTAAATCAAAGCACGAAGCACCTCACGCGTGGATGATGATTGAAGTCGATGTGACAAATCTGGTTAAACTCCGCAACAGCATGAAGGATAGTTTTATGGAGCAGGAAGGCATCAAGCTCACATTCCTTCCATTCTTTATGAAGGCGACGATTGATGCGCTTAAGCAATTCCCTGAAGTAAATGCGAGATGGGCAGAGGATAAGATTATTCGCCATAAGGACGTGCACTTATCAATGGCCGTTGCGACAGAAGAAGAGCTATTCGTTCCAGTTATCAAAAACGCCGATGATTTAAATATTAAAGGCTTAGCACGATCGTTAAATGAGATTGCGTCCAAAGTACGCAATAAGACGCTTACGTCTGCAGATATGCAGGGTGGTACGTTTACACTAAATAACACTGGGTCGTTCGGATCGATTCAATCACAGCCAATTATTAATCGCCCTCAGGCCGCAATTTTATCGGTTGAATCAATTGTGAAGCGTCCAGTCGTTTTAGATAACGATGCAATCGCAATTCGACACATGGTAAATCTTTGTATGTCACTAGATCACCGTGTATTAGATGGACTTGTGTGTGGTAAATTCATGGCACATATCAAGAATTCGTTAGAAAATATGAGTGCAGACTCTCTTTAA
- a CDS encoding metal ABC transporter solute-binding protein, Zn/Mn family, producing MQRKSYLMHTLIASALLLAACGSNNEAEDMNSADESNTENTNTANEVNNEPADADALNITTTLFYLEDFTNRIGGEYVNVENLVPVGADAHTFEPTANQMIGIAEADLFLYNGAEFEGFADSVIDAVSSQGVMIQEATEGLELIGYSHGVSLSQESNDEHNHDHEDEHNHSHNDEHNHDHEDEHNHSHNDEHNHDHDDEHNHSHNDEHNHDHDDEHNHSHNDEHNHDHEDVHNHSHNDDHDHEGGHDHAHGDFDPHVWLDPVRSIEVAESIKNTLVELLPEAEETFTANFEELQTDLEALDADFNEMIEAVDNSTIIVSHAGYGYWQDRYGIQQVGITGLSPTNEPSIQQVESVIAYMEENDVNYVMFEQNIPTNIAETVREQVGAEQLWLHNLENLTEEDVENGEDYVSLMQRNIETLQTGLQ from the coding sequence ATGCAACGAAAGAGCTATCTTATGCACACATTAATCGCGTCAGCGTTGCTTCTAGCAGCATGCGGAAGTAATAACGAAGCCGAGGACATGAACAGTGCAGACGAGAGTAACACGGAAAATACTAACACAGCGAACGAAGTAAACAATGAGCCAGCTGATGCGGATGCACTAAACATTACAACGACGCTGTTTTACTTAGAAGATTTCACAAACCGAATTGGCGGCGAGTACGTTAACGTAGAAAATCTAGTACCAGTAGGCGCTGACGCTCATACGTTTGAGCCAACAGCAAACCAAATGATCGGTATTGCAGAAGCAGACTTATTCTTATATAATGGCGCAGAATTTGAAGGATTTGCAGACAGTGTTATTGATGCAGTTTCTTCACAAGGAGTTATGATTCAAGAAGCTACAGAAGGATTAGAACTAATTGGATATAGCCATGGAGTCAGCTTAAGCCAAGAATCGAATGACGAGCACAACCATGACCATGAAGACGAGCATAACCACAGTCACAATGACGAGCACAACCATGACCATGAAGACGAGCATAACCACAGTCACAATGACGAGCACAATCATGACCATGATGATGAGCATAACCACAGTCACAATGACGAGCACAATCATGACCATGATGATGAGCATAACCACAGTCACAATGACGAGCACAATCACGATCATGAAGACGTGCATAACCACAGTCATAACGATGACCATGATCACGAAGGTGGCCACGACCACGCACACGGGGACTTCGATCCACACGTTTGGTTAGATCCTGTCCGCTCAATCGAGGTTGCAGAGTCGATTAAAAATACATTAGTAGAGCTACTTCCTGAAGCGGAGGAAACATTTACTGCTAATTTTGAAGAGCTACAGACGGATTTAGAGGCGTTAGACGCTGATTTTAATGAGATGATCGAAGCGGTAGACAATAGTACAATTATCGTTTCTCACGCTGGATATGGATATTGGCAAGATCGCTACGGCATTCAGCAGGTGGGGATTACGGGATTATCCCCGACTAATGAACCATCTATTCAACAAGTAGAGAGCGTCATTGCTTATATGGAAGAAAATGATGTGAACTACGTCATGTTTGAGCAAAACATTCCTACAAATATCGCTGAAACAGTTCGTGAGCAAGTAGGTGCAGAACAGCTTTGGTTACACAACTTAGAGAATCTGACAGAAGAAGATGTTGAAAATGGGGAAGACTATGTAAGCTTGATGCAACGTAACATTGAGACACTTCAAACGGGTCTCCAGTAA
- a CDS encoding BrxA/BrxB family bacilliredoxin, which translates to MEFQMFMNDVVQAAREDMINAGYDQLRTPEEVDAALTEEGTTFVVVNSVCGCAGGIARPSAAYMKNFEVQADRYVTVFAGQDKEATEKARSYFTGFPPSSPSFALLKDGELKMMVERHEIEGHEPIEVVNKLEAGFEEHFKK; encoded by the coding sequence ATGGAATTTCAAATGTTTATGAACGATGTTGTGCAAGCAGCGCGTGAAGATATGATTAATGCTGGATATGACCAGCTTCGCACTCCGGAAGAGGTAGATGCAGCACTTACGGAAGAAGGTACAACGTTTGTAGTTGTTAACTCTGTTTGTGGTTGTGCAGGAGGAATTGCACGTCCTTCAGCAGCATACATGAAAAACTTTGAAGTACAAGCTGACCGTTACGTAACGGTATTTGCAGGTCAAGATAAAGAGGCAACTGAGAAAGCACGCTCTTACTTCACTGGCTTCCCTCCATCATCACCGTCCTTCGCGCTTCTAAAAGATGGCGAGCTTAAAATGATGGTAGAACGCCATGAAATCGAAGGTCATGAACCAATCGAAGTCGTTAACAAGCTAGAAGCAGGATTTGAAGAGCACTTCAAGAAATAA
- a CDS encoding aromatic acid exporter family protein — protein MFRIGYRTLKTAFGAAIAILIAQMLGLDFFASAGILTILCIQKTRKRSFKSAWNRFLACMIGLVIASIIFETLGYMFYSVAIVLLLFIPVTVRLKITSGIVTSAVIMFHLYTVGNVTVGLLWNEVQLISIGIGMSLLMNAYMPSVEDKLGQMQKELEEDLSIIFKEFASYIRTGESEWAGKEITDASELVNQAKNASLENLENHILRYEDMYYHYFKMREKQLDIIERLMPLLTSIDYHVDQADMLADFLEELSEGVNAQNTAYIFIEKLEELRSSYKEMELPDSREEFEARAALANVVRELDQYLAIKQQFKPIQEYRAFE, from the coding sequence TTGTTTAGAATCGGATATCGAACATTAAAAACAGCATTTGGTGCAGCAATCGCTATACTAATCGCACAAATGCTCGGCCTAGACTTCTTTGCGTCAGCCGGCATATTAACCATATTGTGTATCCAAAAAACGAGAAAGCGTTCCTTTAAAAGCGCATGGAACCGATTTTTAGCCTGTATGATCGGGCTAGTTATCGCGAGTATCATTTTTGAGACACTAGGCTACATGTTTTACTCCGTCGCCATCGTACTGCTTCTTTTTATACCCGTCACAGTAAGACTCAAAATTACGAGCGGAATCGTGACAAGTGCCGTTATCATGTTTCATCTATATACAGTTGGAAATGTTACGGTCGGGCTTCTTTGGAATGAGGTACAATTAATTAGCATAGGAATCGGCATGTCGCTCCTTATGAATGCCTATATGCCTAGCGTGGAAGATAAGCTAGGTCAGATGCAAAAGGAATTAGAAGAGGATTTATCTATTATTTTTAAAGAGTTTGCGTCTTACATTCGGACCGGTGAAAGTGAGTGGGCTGGCAAGGAGATTACCGATGCCTCTGAACTCGTTAATCAGGCCAAAAATGCCTCCCTTGAGAATTTAGAAAATCACATCTTGCGCTACGAAGATATGTATTATCATTATTTTAAGATGAGAGAAAAACAGTTAGATATTATCGAGAGACTTATGCCACTTTTAACGTCTATTGATTATCATGTAGATCAAGCTGATATGCTAGCAGACTTTTTAGAAGAGCTATCTGAAGGCGTTAATGCACAAAACACGGCCTATATTTTTATCGAAAAGCTAGAAGAACTCCGAAGCTCGTATAAAGAAATGGAGCTTCCAGACTCGAGAGAGGAATTTGAGGCTCGTGCAGCACTTGCTAACGTTGTGAGAGAGCTAGATCAATACTTAGCAATTAAACAGCAGTTTAAGCCTATTCAAGAATACAGAGCGTTTGAATAA
- the prli42 gene encoding stressosome-associated protein Prli42, producing the protein MPRKFRMAIIYVMIFIMFFGTVLMGVSAF; encoded by the coding sequence ATGCCTCGTAAATTTAGAATGGCTATCATTTATGTGATGATTTTCATTATGTTTTTTGGAACTGTATTAATGGGAGTTTCCGCATTTTAA